CAACGCTTGGCTGGGCAGTCTCCAACAGAGCGCTCATCCGTACACCGCGCCCTTTCATGTTGGGCATCACGGCGCTCACATCAGGAACCTGAAACTCCAAAGAAAATTGCCTCAGATCTTCTCGATCAAGTGCCCGCCGACTTTGGATTTCACCTTCAAGAAAAAACCTATCAGTAAAGGAATGTTGGTCAGTCATAGCGAAATCCTGTCCTTGTGAAAGGTGTTCAATTCAGAGCGCGACTCAGGATAGAAATCTGAAATCTTTGTCTCATGCTTCGTGCATCACGACTATTCCTGATCCCTCTGCATCAGAGTGGCTCTCACTGGAGAAGCTTCTGATCCGGTTAAACGAAGGGGAAACCCAGAAAAGAGATACTCGCCAGGTGGCACATCGTTCAGATTGAGACAAACATATACTGGAATCCCGGCTCGCGCGACAGTCTTATGAGCGGGGAAACTCTCTCCATCTGATTGATAGGGGTCCAGACTGTAATAGTCGAACCCGATTGATAGGGGTTGTCGTTCACACATCGCCTCCGCGGCTTCTGACGAAAGTGTACAATAGTCTGGAGAAAACGCCTTGTGTTGGAGCAATTCAGAATTCATTGTCTTGAAGAGAATGTGGCATCTCTCTCTAATGTGGAGACTTTCTACATCCTTTCGTGTGATGGCCTTCCTGTCAAGCAATTCATACACAACCGCAGGCCCATAGAATCGCTCCAGACGTAATTCATCTAAGGTTTCACCATCCCCTAGGAAATGTGCCGGAGCATCCACATGTGTCCCCACATGGCAGTTCATGGACAGATGCGTCGCGGTCAGCTCATCACCTTTCTCGATATCCCGCTCCTTATTAATCGTGGGCGGTAAATCTCCAGGATATGTTAAGGTTTTCAGAGAGAGGGGCAATGTTATATCCAAAACTTTCACTGGGTACTCACTGCATATTTGGGGTAAAATTGAGCTCATGGAAATATGGTGGTTTCAGCACTCTTCGCATGAGAATATCACTGTCAATTCAGTTTCTAAAGACTTGCTTGCTCACCATTGGGTATTCTTGTGAGTATTCTTGTGAGTATTCTTGATATTCGAGATAAAGTTTCCCAAGCCCGTTCAGTCACGGTCCTCACCGGTGCAGGGATTTCGGCTGACAGCGGGGTTCCAACGTTTCGTGGCGCAGACGGCCTGTGGAAGAATTTTCGCCCTGAAGAACTGGCTTCTCCCGATGCGTTTGAACGCGATCCCAAGCTGGTTTGGGAATGGTACAACTGGCGGCGTGAACTGTTGAGCACCAAGAAACCGAATGCGGCTCACGAAACCTTAGTAGAACTAGAAAAACGTATCGAACAGTTTTGGCTCATAACTCAAAACGTGGATGGTCTGCATCGGGCCGCCGGGTCGACGAACGTCTCGGAGATTCATGGCAATATCTGGAAAGTCCGTTGCACGAGTTGCGGAAACATTGAACCGAACCATGATGTTCCCATTGACATTCTTCCATACTGCAAAACATGCCAGGGTCTTCTCCGCCCGCACATCGTCTGGTTTGGAGAGTCACTACGTCAAGAAGATCTCGATACCAGTTATCGGGCGCTTCAGTCCTGTGAAGTTCTTCTAATCATTGGAACATCCGGTGTCGTGTATCCGGCTGCATCTTTTGCTCCTATCGCCAAACAAAACGGCGCATACGTCGTGGAACTCAATTTAGATCCAACCCCCCATTCGGATCTTGTGGACGTATCCTTTCAGGGCAGGGCCAAAGAACTCGTTCCACTCCTCTTGCCATCGTGACCGAATGTTCCTCGTCCCGTTTGAGCCTCTTTCTTGACGGATTACGCGATACTCTGTTACGTTTTTTCCTTTAGGTTCCTTCGGGTAAATTACGGAGTTTTCAATGCAAATCAGCATTAATGGGAAGCAGGAAACTGTCGAAGCCGCCACAGTCTTGGATGTCCTGAACGTAAAAGAAATTGACCCGCAACTCGTCGCAGTGGAATTAAATACGGAAGTGGTCGAACGTGAACAATTGCCCACGACAACGATAAAAGACGGAGATAAACTGGAGTTTCTTTTCTACATGGGTGGCGGTGCGTGAAGGGTATCCGTTTAGCCCAAATCACAGACGGCATCGGGAACACTCCACTCGTGCGGTTAAACAGGCTCTCCCCACCAGATGGAGCTACCATCTACGGGAAAGCTGAGTTCTACAATCCCGGAGGGAGTGTCAAAGACCGGATCTGTCTTAACATGATTGATGAGGCGGAACGGCAAGGCCGCCTTAAGCCAGGCAGTACTATTGTCGAGCCAACCAGTGGAAATACTGGAATCGGCCTCGCTCTAGTCTCGGCTGTTCGGGGTTATAAATTAATTCTGGTCATGCCTGAGGGCATGAGTCTTGAGCGAGCCAGCCTCTTATCTTCCTATGGGGCGCAACTGGTTCTTACTCCGGCTCGGGAAGGCATGAGAGGCTCGATCAAAGAAGCGGAAAGTATTCTCAGTCAAAATCCTGAGTATTTTATGCCAGATCAATTTTCCAACCCAGCAAATCCGGCTATGCATAAAATGACCACCGCGCTTGAAATACTGGATGCCCTTGATGGACAAGTTGATGCCTTTGTCGCCGCGGTAGGTACTGGTGGTACGATTACAGGATGTGGAGAAGTGTTTAAAGAACGGAATAGCTCGACGCAAATCGTGGCGGTGGAACCATCCGGGTCACCCGTTCTCTCAGGTGGCGAACCTGGCCCTCATAAAATCCAGGGGATCGGAGCTGGTTTTGTTCCGAAAGTCCTGAATCGTTCTCTGCTGGATCAAATTCTTACGGTCACGGATGAAGAGGCTTATCAAAGCACGAAACAATTGGCCAAGAAAGAAGGTCTCCTGGTTGGCATTTCAGCCGGAGCCAATGTGTATGCGGCACAAAAAATCGCCGAACAACTGTCGCCCGGCCAAAATGTGGTCACCGTCTTATGTGACACCGGCGAACGATACCTCAGCATGGAAAAGTACTTTAATATTTGAGCCATCCCTACATCGTCACAAAAGAGTTGTCTCAGCATAATTCAACCATCTGTATGACTTATGGATTTCTCTGAAGATCAAATCAATCGGTACAGTCGTCACATCCTGCTTCCTGAAGTTGGAGGCAAAGGACAGAAGAAACTGTCGAAGGCACGCGTGTTCGTCGTGGGTGCCGGCGGACTCGGCTCACCTGTCGCGTTATATCTTGCCGCGGCGGGTGTGGGAACGATTGGATTAATCGACAGCGACGTGGTTGACTTGTCAAATCTTCAACGACAAGTCTTGCATCATACCCCGGATGTCAATCGCCCCAAAGTGACCTCGGCGAAAGAAAAGATTCTAGCGCTCAATCCCGACGTACAGGTCGAAACGTACGAAGATCGGCTCACGTCCGAAAACGCATTAGAATTGATCAAACAATATGATATTGTGATCGATGGCGTTGATAATTTTCCCGCAAAGTTCCTCATCAACGACGCATGTTATTTTGCAAAAAAACCTCTGGTCCATGGTGGAATCCTGAGATTTGACGGGCGAGTGTTTACGATCATCCCCGATGAATCCGCTTGTTATCGATGTATCTTCAAAGCCCCGCCTCCACCTGGCCTGGTCGCCAATTGCCAAGAAGCGGGCATCATCGGAGTGGTCGCTGG
The genomic region above belongs to Nitrospirales bacterium and contains:
- a CDS encoding cyclase family protein produces the protein MKVLDITLPLSLKTLTYPGDLPPTINKERDIEKGDELTATHLSMNCHVGTHVDAPAHFLGDGETLDELRLERFYGPAVVYELLDRKAITRKDVESLHIRERCHILFKTMNSELLQHKAFSPDYCTLSSEAAEAMCERQPLSIGFDYYSLDPYQSDGESFPAHKTVARAGIPVYVCLNLNDVPPGEYLFSGFPLRLTGSEASPVRATLMQRDQE
- a CDS encoding NAD-dependent deacylase: MSILDIRDKVSQARSVTVLTGAGISADSGVPTFRGADGLWKNFRPEELASPDAFERDPKLVWEWYNWRRELLSTKKPNAAHETLVELEKRIEQFWLITQNVDGLHRAAGSTNVSEIHGNIWKVRCTSCGNIEPNHDVPIDILPYCKTCQGLLRPHIVWFGESLRQEDLDTSYRALQSCEVLLIIGTSGVVYPAASFAPIAKQNGAYVVELNLDPTPHSDLVDVSFQGRAKELVPLLLPS
- the thiS gene encoding sulfur carrier protein ThiS, producing MQISINGKQETVEAATVLDVLNVKEIDPQLVAVELNTEVVEREQLPTTTIKDGDKLEFLFYMGGGA
- the cysK gene encoding cysteine synthase A; the protein is MRLAQITDGIGNTPLVRLNRLSPPDGATIYGKAEFYNPGGSVKDRICLNMIDEAERQGRLKPGSTIVEPTSGNTGIGLALVSAVRGYKLILVMPEGMSLERASLLSSYGAQLVLTPAREGMRGSIKEAESILSQNPEYFMPDQFSNPANPAMHKMTTALEILDALDGQVDAFVAAVGTGGTITGCGEVFKERNSSTQIVAVEPSGSPVLSGGEPGPHKIQGIGAGFVPKVLNRSLLDQILTVTDEEAYQSTKQLAKKEGLLVGISAGANVYAAQKIAEQLSPGQNVVTVLCDTGERYLSMEKYFNI
- the moeB gene encoding molybdopterin-synthase adenylyltransferase MoeB; the encoded protein is MDFSEDQINRYSRHILLPEVGGKGQKKLSKARVFVVGAGGLGSPVALYLAAAGVGTIGLIDSDVVDLSNLQRQVLHHTPDVNRPKVTSAKEKILALNPDVQVETYEDRLTSENALELIKQYDIVIDGVDNFPAKFLINDACYFAKKPLVHGGILRFDGRVFTIIPDESACYRCIFKAPPPPGLVANCQEAGIIGVVAGIIGTIQATEAIKLILNIGNPLTNRILDFNAQTTRFREVRTKRNPNCQLCGAQPTITELFDHEQEVCQLQPSAGVSVS